In Gopherus flavomarginatus isolate rGopFla2 chromosome 1, rGopFla2.mat.asm, whole genome shotgun sequence, a single genomic region encodes these proteins:
- the LOC127050267 gene encoding olfactory receptor 52R1-like: MSDSNITYFTNPSTFILLGIPGLEMAHVWISIPFCTMYTIAILGNFTILFIVKREPSLHEPMFYFLCMLAVTDLVMSTSTIPKMLSIFWFNSREISFSACLIQMYFFHSFSAMESGILVAMAFDRYVAICHPLRHSTILKNSVVAKIGLAVVLRSGILALPYPFLARQWPYCRTNIIPNLHCGHIAVVKLACADIRFSSYYGLFDLFSENGVDVVFITVSYTLIFRAIFRLHTKAARFKTFGTCISHLCVISALYIPDFFFSLTQRFGHNVPRHFLVLIVNVYLLVPPMLHPIIYGVRTKQIRDRLLQLFTRKET; encoded by the coding sequence atgtcagattctaATATAACCTACTTCACCAACCcttccaccttcatcctgctgggcattcctggcctggagatggcccatgtctggatctccatccccttctgcaccatgtacacCATAGCCAtattggggaacttcaccatcctgttcattgtgaagagAGAGCcgagcctccatgagcccatgttctatttcctctgcatgctggctgtcaccGACCTGGTCATGTCCACATCCACCATAccaaaaatgctgagcatcttctggttcaattccagggagatcagtttcagtgcctgcctcatccAGATGTACTTTTTTCACTCCTTCTCAGCAATGGAGTCTGGGATCcttgtggccatggcttttgatcgctatgtggccatctgccatcccctgagacattccacaATCCTGAAAAACTCTGTTGTGGCCAAGATAGGCCTGGCAGTCGTGCTGCGAAGTGGCATACTCGCATTACCCTATCCCTTCCTGGCGaggcagtggccatattgcagaaccaacatcatccccaaTTTACACTGTGGACATATAgctgtggtgaagctggcctgcgCTGACATTCGCTTCAGTAGTTACTATGGACTGTTTGACCTTTTCTCTGAGAACGGAGTGGATGTGGTTTTTATCACTGTGTCCTATACTCTGATCTTCCGGGCCATCTTCCGCCTCCACACAAAGGCTGCCCGGTTCAAAACTTTTGGGACCTGCATCTCTCATCTTTGTGTCATCTCAGCTTTGTACATCCCAGATTTCTTCTTCTCTCTAACGCAGCGGTTTGGCCACAATGTGCCCCGGCACTTCCTTGTTCTCATTGTCAATGTTTACCTGCTGGTGCCCCCCATGTTACACCCCATCATTTATGGGGTAaggaccaaacagatccgggACAGGCTGCTCCAGCTTTTTACTCGTAAAGAGACTTAA